In the genome of Naumovozyma dairenensis CBS 421 chromosome 7, complete genome, the window CTCAAAATCAAAGTGTTTTGACCCTTTGGAGCCCTGACAGCTAATTGATCTAAAGTGATACATTCACCACCGGCCTTAATGATTCTAGCTCTGGCACCAGCAGTGAATCTCAAAGCAGCAACAGTAGTCTTTGGTAGTTCGAAGACTCTAGCGTCATCAGTAACGgtaccaacaacaacaatggTCTTGTTAGCAGAACCTTCTTGCTTCAAACCTCTAGCAATTCTAGAGACAGAGACAGGTGGTCTGTTAATCTTAGACATAAACAAAGACTTCAAAACAACCTTGTTGAATGGAGCATCAGTACGACctattgaaagaaaataacaaataaaaaattattgttatcaaaTGTTAGTAATTCCGAAGGTTCTTAAAATAATTCTAATCGTAATATCCAATAATTAGAATATGATTCTGCTCACTTTCTTTGCCGCACATAATACAAAGTATTTGCACTCGCAGAACTTCTTTATAGTTTGAAATACAAAGAGTGTTTTTTTGTACCATTATTAACTTGGCATAATCATCTAACacaatgaatatattttttaataaaacaTTTAAATGCCTCAGATAATACGCTCAAGGCGATGGTTGTCAAATGTGTAACAGAATCCTTCTTCTTATCTTTCGCAATGACATTGGGGTTAACATACGAGCTAAGAAAGAATATAGCTTGACTAACATCTTCAAGTAGACATTGTCGGACTTTGGAGCGGTTCTGTGACCAGATCTCTTATGTTGCTTGCTAGTGTGATCAATACCCATGGTGAATCTTGGTGTTCTATGGCTTAGTGGTGTTGTTAATAACTCTAATGTCtctaaatttttaatgTTTTAATATCTCATGAGGTAAAAATGATTATAGAGCGGCACCCATCACTAGGCTGAAAATTCACAAATGGCAGTAGCTACGTACGGTaggaaaagaaatgatACACTGTTCTCCATCTTATTGTTTGTCGGCCAACTCTGAATTTTCTATcggaaaaaatatatatgtataataTAAGATAAACCCATACATCGactaatttttcaaaaatgtaCTAAGGGAAAAAAACAGTCTTAAATACGACCTGGGAACTCCGTTTTCTTAATAGTGGACTACGGTACAGATATGTACGTAAGCTACACACCTAACGAGAGTTCAATTAACGTGAGTTTTATATGTAAATCATCTTATTATAGAGCGGTAGGCCATTATCGTCACAGATTTAACCTTATCCAACACTTGTGTGTACCACCAATGATCTCTTAGTTTTGCTGTTTACAAGTAAAGAGAACGATAACGACAAAAATGCCtgaagaatatgaagaCTACGATGATTTCATGATGTCGGATGACGAAAGCATGAATATAGATGACATTGCTTTTGAGAGTGACGAAGGCCAACAGGAGCACCATACAGTAGGTAGCTCAAAAGAAACTGAAACTACTAGATACTTTCCTAACATCGAGTACGCATATAATACCGGGTTGGCCTTCTTGGATGATAGAGAATTCGAGAAAGCAAGGGAACAGTTCATAGATGTTTATAAAACTGTCATTGATATACTACCCGATGATAAAGAACCTGTAATTATCCAGTTTGGCTTTCAAGCTCTGAATCAAATAATCTCCTGTTGGATAAATGAAATTCCGTACAATGGAATGTCAGGTCAGATCGTGTCTGAGATTATACGGACCTGCGAATGCCTATGTGACTTTATAGCAGTGAACAATGACGATCATGATACCAATAACCTGGCAAAAAATTTGGGTAATACCTTTACTACATTATTTTATAGTAACAGTAggatatttttatttgatttagGTAGTTTGGACTGTTCGGCCGTGAAATTAAGAATGGAATTACAATCAGCAATTGTATctatttttcttaattcATCCTGCTTGcataaaaaatttgttcCCTTACTTCAAGTTAAAGGACGAGTTTCGTCTATATGGTACGACTGTTTGACAACCGGTTATTATAGTGAAAGTGATTTGTCGTCTCTAAGGAGTATACGGGTCATCGATAATGAGACTGAAAAATATACCGAAGATTTAAAAATCGAGATCACTACTGTTATATTGCAGTGTTATATATTGGAATTTTTGAAAGCTGGTGACATTAAAGAAGCTGGATATTTTAAGGAATCTATTAGTATTTTAGACAAGTTGGCCTCCAAATCTTTGTCAGTTTCACAAACGCCGGAAGTGATGCTAATACTACATTTTTCCCAAGGTATCATGTTACTGATGACCAAACGTCCAGATATCAATAGTTCTATACAGACATCGGTCTTTTGGAGAATGAGGGAGGCCCGCGAAGCTTTTCTTAGATCATTGAAGCACTTAGAGGAACTTGGTAGAAATCAAGACAAGACGCCACATTTATTTcatgatataatattagCTGGCTTTACTTTTACGAGCatgattttattgaagGTTGGTAAGGAAGAACTTGATccatttgaatttgagCAAGTGAGAATCCTTGGAAACCAAGACATAATCGacaatattcaattaatttatgTAAATTTTATGAATTTAGATTTAATGGGGCTCTTTAACTCTCTAAACTGCatgaaagaaataaattttatCCTGCATCATCTGGTAAGTGATATCTATGAATTGGCTCAATCATTGGTGTTATGGACTAAAATTGCCGTTGTATACTCCTGCATTTCGATCCCTGATctggaaaataaattgaaacttAACGAATATAAGGTGCCTACTAGGGATGATATACTTACACTACTAATGCAGTCCATACTAAAGGGGGAAGCCATGGTATTTTATAAATTAGATCTCAGAAAAGATTTAGTCTATTTCGGAGCTATGTATAAAAAACAACTGACAATGTACGGTAAAGAAAGTTTTAGACTGATGAACCAAAATAAACGGAAACCAGCTGAAGCGAAAGAATGTGAATCTCTCGCAAGTTTATCAGACTTTGAATATGCCAACAATGTCGGGCTGTTCACAGTTCCACGTAAGCTCACAAAGAAAAGTAATATAACTGAGTTTTTCGAAGCCTTGAAGGAAGCGAGAGAGAATATCATTTATATAGATAATGCCCAGCACAAA includes:
- the RPL18A gene encoding 60S ribosomal protein eL18 (similar to Saccharomyces cerevisiae RPL18B (YNL301C) and RPL18A (YOL120C); ancestral locus Anc_3.52) — translated: MGIDHTSKQHKRSGHRTAPKSDNVYLKMLVKLYSFLARRTDAPFNKVVLKSLFMSKINRPPVSVSRIARGLKQEGSANKTIVVVGTVTDDARVFELPKTTVAALRFTAGARARIIKAGGECITLDQLAVRAPKGQNTLILRGPRNSREAVRHFGMGPHKNKAPRILSKGRKFERGRGKRRSLGFKV
- the RRI2 gene encoding Rri2p (similar to Saccharomyces cerevisiae RRI2 (YOL117W); ancestral locus Anc_3.55), coding for MPEEYEDYDDFMMSDDESMNIDDIAFESDEGQQEHHTVGSSKETETTRYFPNIEYAYNTGLAFLDDREFEKAREQFIDVYKTVIDILPDDKEPVIIQFGFQALNQIISCWINEIPYNGMSGQIVSEIIRTCECLCDFIAVNNDDHDTNNLAKNLGNTFTTLFYSNSRIFLFDLGSLDCSAVKLRMELQSAIVSIFLNSSCLHKKFVPLLQVKGRVSSIWYDCLTTGYYSESDLSSLRSIRVIDNETEKYTEDLKIEITTVILQCYILEFLKAGDIKEAGYFKESISILDKLASKSLSVSQTPEVMLILHFSQGIMLLMTKRPDINSSIQTSVFWRMREAREAFLRSLKHLEELGRNQDKTPHLFHDIILAGFTFTSMILLKVGKEELDPFEFEQVRILGNQDIIDNIQLIYVNFMNLDLMGLFNSLNCMKEINFILHHLVSDIYELAQSLVLWTKIAVVYSCISIPDLENKLKLNEYKVPTRDDILTLLMQSILKGEAMVFYKLDLRKDLVYFGAMYKKQLTMYGKESFRLMNQNKRKPAEAKECESLASLSDFEYANNVGLFTVPRKLTKKSNITEFFEALKEARENIIYIDNAQHKSFNKLYPKDMKFTDKYMNLVDLMAPRIHD